From a region of the Chlamydiales bacterium genome:
- the rplF gene encoding 50S ribosomal protein L6: MSRLGKLPISVPKGVQVKMDGNKITVKGPKGSLTKEVIKEIQVQVSPEEVVVSLTDEAAQMGNFHGLWRQLINNMVLGTTVGFEKKLQMIGVGYRAAVQGRVLDVQVGYSHPTQVAIPEGIEVKVEKNTAISITGIDKQKVGQFAANVRSFRPPEPYKGKGIRYEEEYVRRKAGKSGKK, translated from the coding sequence ATGTCTCGTTTAGGTAAATTACCAATATCTGTTCCAAAGGGCGTACAAGTCAAGATGGACGGAAATAAGATTACAGTGAAAGGGCCAAAGGGTTCTTTAACTAAAGAAGTAATTAAAGAAATTCAGGTTCAAGTTTCGCCAGAGGAAGTTGTTGTGTCTCTTACTGATGAGGCAGCCCAGATGGGAAATTTTCATGGCCTTTGGAGACAGCTGATTAACAACATGGTTCTTGGCACTACAGTAGGATTTGAGAAAAAGCTTCAGATGATTGGTGTGGGCTATAGGGCAGCTGTTCAAGGACGAGTTCTGGATGTGCAGGTTGGCTATTCTCATCCTACACAAGTTGCTATCCCTGAAGGAATTGAAGTTAAAGTAGAAAAAAATACTGCGATTAGTATCACAGGAATTGACAAACAGAAAGTTGGACAGTTCGCTGCTAATGTACGCTCTTTTAGACCTCCAGAGCCTTATAAGGGTAAGGGGATTCGTTATGAAGAAGAGTACGTAAGACGCAAAGCTGGAAAATCTGGTAAGAAGTAA
- the rplC gene encoding 50S ribosomal protein L3, producing the protein MTLKLMGRKRGMIQQFDVSGNIVVCTVIQAEPNVITQIKTEENDGYQAVQMGFEKVVAKDPRRQLERVSKPLRGHFAKGGVEPRRHLEETRVKDSSVHQVGQEFGVDLFEDITYVDVQSVSKGKGYQGVMKLHGFGGGPAAHGSGFHRHAGSTGMRSTPGRCLPGGKRASRMGGDVTTVENLKVVMIDKEKNLLLVKGSVPGACGALVTVSSATKKSSSKKK; encoded by the coding sequence ATGACGCTTAAGTTGATGGGAAGAAAGCGTGGCATGATTCAGCAGTTTGATGTGAGTGGCAACATTGTTGTTTGCACAGTTATCCAGGCCGAACCAAATGTGATTACGCAAATCAAGACAGAAGAAAATGATGGCTATCAGGCTGTTCAGATGGGTTTTGAAAAAGTTGTGGCTAAAGATCCTCGTAGACAACTTGAAAGGGTTTCTAAGCCGCTTCGCGGTCATTTTGCTAAGGGCGGGGTTGAGCCAAGACGTCATCTTGAAGAGACAAGAGTTAAGGATTCATCCGTGCATCAAGTTGGTCAAGAGTTTGGAGTGGATCTGTTTGAAGACATTACCTACGTTGATGTACAGTCAGTCTCTAAGGGAAAAGGCTATCAAGGTGTTATGAAGCTTCATGGCTTTGGTGGTGGACCTGCAGCTCATGGTTCTGGTTTTCATAGACATGCTGGATCAACTGGAATGAGAAGTACTCCAGGCCGTTGTTTGCCAGGTGGAAAGCGTGCAAGTCGCATGGGTGGCGATGTGACGACTGTTGAGAATTTAAAAGTAGTTATGATCGATAAAGAAAAAAATCTCTTGTTAGTAAAAGGTTCAGTGCCTGGTGCATGTGGAGCTCTTGTGACTGTTAGCTCTGCAACTAAAAAAAGCAGTTCTAAAAAGAAATAA
- the rplD gene encoding 50S ribosomal protein L4 codes for MTSLKKYDLSGKQLGEVAVDKAFMDVAANSQMIKDYIVALRANARQWSANTKGRSEVNHSTQKPHRQKGLGRSRQGSLAAPQYKGGGRVFGPKPKFDQHVKINKKERRLAMRYLLAEKIQGDRVHVLKSTELAAPKTKTVHDFLEALKIKGRRVLFLGEGAYETIETEGKVNKVSVYSDRHAHFVKSVRNLPKVEFALVPNANGYDLMLAHDIIITEEAWKELHSWIN; via the coding sequence GTGACTAGTCTGAAAAAATATGATTTGAGCGGAAAGCAATTAGGTGAAGTGGCAGTTGATAAAGCATTTATGGATGTTGCTGCTAATAGCCAAATGATTAAAGATTACATAGTTGCCCTGCGAGCAAACGCTAGGCAATGGTCTGCAAATACGAAGGGACGTTCTGAGGTAAATCATTCGACGCAAAAGCCTCACCGTCAAAAAGGGCTTGGAAGATCTCGTCAAGGATCTCTTGCAGCCCCGCAGTATAAAGGTGGTGGTCGTGTTTTTGGGCCAAAACCAAAGTTTGATCAACATGTAAAAATTAATAAAAAAGAAAGACGTCTTGCGATGCGTTATCTTCTCGCTGAAAAAATACAAGGTGATAGAGTGCATGTCTTAAAGTCTACCGAGCTTGCAGCTCCAAAGACAAAGACCGTACATGACTTTTTAGAAGCGTTAAAGATTAAGGGCAGAAGAGTACTTTTTCTCGGTGAAGGTGCTTACGAGACTATTGAGACTGAAGGGAAAGTTAATAAAGTGAGCGTTTATAGCGATAGACATGCTCATTTTGTAAAAAGCGTACGCAATTTGCCAAAAGTAGAGTTTGCTTTAGTGCCTAATGCGAATGGATATGATCTTATGTTAGCTCATGACATTATCATAACAGAAGAGGCTTGGAAAGAGCTGCATTCGTGGATTAACTAA
- the rpsE gene encoding 30S ribosomal protein S5, with protein sequence MSNHKEKHKEENSSIEEKVLYINRCSKVVKGGRKFSFSALILVGDGEGNVGYGFAKANELSDSIRKGGEAARKSLNSYELEGTTIPHEIVVEYDGSRLLLKPAPEGTGIIAGSKVRAVLELAGIKDVIAKSLGSNHPINQVKATFKALSLLRNRQKALQSRGISC encoded by the coding sequence ATGTCAAATCATAAAGAGAAGCACAAAGAAGAAAATAGTTCTATAGAAGAAAAAGTTCTCTACATTAATCGCTGCTCAAAAGTGGTTAAGGGGGGAAGAAAATTTAGCTTTTCAGCACTTATACTTGTAGGTGATGGTGAGGGTAATGTAGGATATGGGTTTGCTAAGGCAAATGAACTATCAGATTCTATTAGAAAAGGTGGAGAAGCAGCTCGCAAGAGCTTGAATTCTTATGAACTAGAAGGGACTACCATTCCTCATGAAATTGTTGTTGAGTACGATGGGTCTCGTTTACTTCTTAAGCCAGCGCCAGAAGGTACTGGAATTATCGCAGGGTCTAAAGTGCGCGCTGTGTTGGAGCTTGCTGGTATAAAAGATGTTATTGCAAAGAGTTTGGGGTCAAACCATCCAATTAATCAGGTTAAAGCTACATTTAAAGCGTTATCGCTTCTTAGAAATCGTCAGAAAGCCTTACAGTCAAGAGGAATTTCATGCTAA
- the rplW gene encoding 50S ribosomal protein L23 produces the protein MKNPFSIVKERYITEKSTVLESLHTATSNPSLARCENPKYVFIVDTKANKHEIALAVEEIYREQKVRVKAVNTIYVKPKAKNRRRGRPGKTIAFKKAIVTLEPGDLIEIV, from the coding sequence ATGAAAAATCCATTTAGTATTGTAAAAGAGCGCTATATTACAGAAAAATCGACTGTTTTAGAGAGCCTACATACAGCTACAAGCAATCCATCGTTAGCACGATGTGAAAATCCAAAATATGTATTTATTGTGGATACCAAAGCTAACAAGCATGAGATTGCACTTGCTGTAGAAGAGATTTATCGAGAGCAAAAGGTGAGAGTTAAAGCTGTTAACACGATTTATGTAAAGCCTAAAGCCAAAAACAGAAGAAGAGGGCGTCCTGGAAAAACAATTGCTTTCAAAAAAGCGATTGTTACCCTTGAGCCTGGCGATCTTATAGAGATTGTTTAA
- the rplO gene encoding 50S ribosomal protein L15: protein MLTLHTLKNTSRPCKAPKRVGRGRGSKLGKTCGRGNKGAGSRSGYKERHSYEGGQFRLFRKLPVRGFSNAAFKEEFYVINLGQINEWFDDGDTINETSLRDRKLVKGRVDGIKILGDGKIQKKVIIEAHAFSSSAKEKLDAAGISYSVASV, encoded by the coding sequence ATGCTAACATTACATACCTTAAAAAACACATCAAGGCCGTGTAAAGCCCCTAAACGTGTTGGACGTGGCCGAGGTTCAAAACTTGGAAAAACGTGCGGTAGAGGAAATAAGGGTGCGGGTTCTCGTTCAGGTTATAAAGAAAGGCACAGTTACGAGGGCGGGCAGTTTCGTCTTTTTAGAAAGCTTCCTGTTAGAGGGTTTTCTAATGCTGCTTTTAAAGAAGAATTTTATGTAATCAACCTTGGTCAAATAAATGAGTGGTTTGATGACGGGGATACGATTAATGAAACATCGCTTCGAGATAGAAAGTTAGTCAAGGGTCGTGTTGACGGTATTAAGATTCTTGGTGATGGTAAGATTCAGAAGAAGGTAATTATAGAAGCGCATGCATTTTCATCTTCTGCAAAAGAAAAGTTAGATGCTGCTGGTATTTCTTATTCAGTTGCATCTGTTTAA
- the rpsC gene encoding 30S ribosomal protein S3, protein MGQKVCPIGFRLVTNRKWRSIWFANKQEFGSLLIEDQEIRRFLMKKPSFVGTSRLTIRRMSEKIEVTIHTARPGLVIGKKGAEIDVLKADLKKLLGKEVWIEVDEIKRPDLEAKLVAENIARQLEKRLPFRRVLKKAMQATMDAGAAGIKILISGRIGGAEIARDEGYKEGKIPLHTLRADIDYATARAETTYGTIGVKVWINKGEEEVAAVVGG, encoded by the coding sequence ATGGGTCAAAAGGTTTGTCCAATTGGGTTTCGTCTCGTTACTAATAGAAAGTGGAGATCCATTTGGTTTGCAAATAAACAAGAGTTTGGATCTCTTCTTATTGAAGATCAGGAAATTCGTCGTTTTTTAATGAAGAAACCATCGTTTGTGGGTACTTCACGGCTTACAATTCGCCGTATGAGTGAAAAGATAGAAGTGACTATCCATACAGCAAGACCAGGGCTTGTAATTGGCAAGAAGGGTGCTGAAATAGACGTTTTAAAAGCAGATTTAAAAAAACTGCTTGGTAAGGAAGTCTGGATTGAGGTTGATGAAATTAAAAGACCTGATTTAGAAGCAAAACTTGTTGCTGAAAACATCGCAAGACAACTTGAGAAAAGGCTTCCTTTTAGAAGAGTTCTTAAGAAAGCAATGCAAGCAACTATGGATGCTGGTGCTGCTGGAATAAAGATTCTTATTTCTGGGCGTATTGGTGGTGCTGAAATTGCAAGAGATGAAGGTTATAAAGAGGGAAAAATTCCTCTTCACACTTTACGTGCAGATATTGATTATGCTACAGCGCGTGCTGAGACAACCTATGGTACGATCGGTGTCAAGGTTTGGATCAATAAAGGTGAAGAAGAAGTTGCTGCTGTGGTAGGAGGTTAG
- the rplX gene encoding 50S ribosomal protein L24 yields the protein MSKHIRQGDKVIAIAGNHKGRVGKVISRQGERVVVEGLNVRKKHAKRTQQAAGSIIEKEMPLHISNLKVVSDDGKPVKLRVRFNAENEKELYYTNGKQHVHYRQVKTSK from the coding sequence ATGAGCAAACATATACGACAAGGCGATAAGGTAATCGCTATTGCAGGAAATCACAAAGGTAGAGTTGGCAAAGTGATTTCTAGACAGGGAGAAAGGGTTGTTGTTGAAGGGCTTAATGTGCGTAAAAAACATGCTAAGCGTACACAACAAGCTGCAGGAAGTATCATTGAGAAAGAGATGCCTCTTCATATATCGAATCTTAAGGTAGTTTCAGATGATGGCAAGCCAGTAAAATTAAGAGTAAGGTTTAATGCCGAAAATGAAAAAGAGTTGTATTACACAAATGGTAAGCAACATGTTCATTATCGCCAAGTAAAAACATCTAAGTAA
- the rpsS gene encoding 30S ribosomal protein S19, with protein MPRSLKKGPFVAHHLLRKVSTQNQVGTKKPIKTWSRGSMIIPDMVGHTFEVHNGRKFITVFVSENMVGHKLGEFAPTRVFKGHPLKKQ; from the coding sequence ATGCCTAGATCACTTAAGAAGGGTCCATTTGTTGCCCACCATCTTTTACGAAAAGTTTCAACACAAAATCAAGTTGGAACAAAGAAGCCGATTAAGACCTGGTCAAGGGGTTCTATGATTATTCCTGATATGGTAGGTCATACGTTTGAAGTGCACAATGGTCGTAAATTTATAACGGTTTTTGTGTCAGAGAATATGGTAGGTCATAAGTTAGGAGAATTTGCTCCAACGCGTGTCTTTAAAGGTCACCCCTTGAAGAAACAATAA
- the rpsQ gene encoding 30S ribosomal protein S17 yields the protein MTSTMREVNRKVKKGTVVSNKMQKTVTVRVDRICTDPNYGKVVTRSKKYYAHDESGQLQIGDEVTIMETRPLSKLKHWRVI from the coding sequence ATGACGTCAACTATGCGTGAAGTAAACCGAAAGGTTAAAAAAGGAACTGTTGTTTCTAACAAGATGCAAAAAACAGTGACAGTGCGAGTAGATCGTATATGCACAGATCCAAATTATGGAAAAGTCGTGACTCGCAGTAAGAAGTATTATGCACATGATGAGTCTGGACAATTACAAATTGGTGATGAAGTGACCATTATGGAGACAAGACCTTTGTCAAAGCTAAAGCATTGGCGAGTTATATAA
- the rplN gene encoding 50S ribosomal protein L14 yields MIQQETKLKVADNTGAKRVKCFKVIGGSKRRYASVGDVIICSVRDAEPESSAKQGDVVKAVVVRTKSYIRRKDGSKLRFDTNSCVLIDDKGNPRGTRIFGPVAREVRDRGYVKISSLAPEVI; encoded by the coding sequence ATGATTCAACAAGAAACAAAGCTTAAAGTTGCTGATAATACTGGAGCTAAGCGAGTTAAGTGTTTTAAGGTCATTGGTGGCTCTAAAAGGCGATATGCTTCGGTTGGTGATGTGATTATTTGCTCGGTAAGAGATGCAGAGCCAGAGTCAAGTGCTAAACAGGGTGATGTTGTCAAAGCTGTTGTAGTACGTACTAAGAGCTATATTAGACGTAAAGATGGATCAAAGTTGCGATTTGATACAAATAGTTGTGTGTTAATAGACGATAAAGGCAATCCGCGTGGTACTCGTATATTTGGCCCTGTAGCCAGAGAAGTGCGTGATCGTGGCTATGTTAAGATTAGTTCATTAGCGCCAGAAGTGATTTAA
- the rplE gene encoding 50S ribosomal protein L5 yields the protein MSRLRKKYREEIIQVMKDKFGYKNAMLVPALKKVVISMGLAEASKDRNSIQDCVNELTLISGQKPILTKARTSISNFKLREGQTIGAKVTLRGKRMFDFLDRFFNIVTPRIRDFRGFESKCDGRGNYSLGLEDQQIFPELNLDMVKRTQGMNVTFVTSAATDDECVQLLSLLGLPFSQPLNSVTK from the coding sequence ATGTCTAGGTTAAGGAAAAAATACAGAGAAGAAATTATCCAGGTAATGAAGGATAAGTTTGGCTATAAAAATGCTATGTTAGTTCCAGCCTTGAAAAAGGTTGTTATTAGCATGGGGCTTGCAGAAGCATCTAAAGATAGAAATTCAATACAGGATTGTGTAAACGAGCTTACTCTTATATCTGGACAAAAACCAATATTGACTAAGGCACGCACATCTATTTCCAATTTTAAGCTTCGTGAGGGCCAAACAATTGGTGCAAAAGTTACTCTTCGTGGCAAACGAATGTTTGACTTTTTAGATCGTTTCTTTAATATTGTTACTCCACGCATTCGTGACTTTAGAGGGTTTGAGTCAAAGTGCGATGGAAGAGGAAACTATTCACTAGGCCTTGAAGATCAACAGATTTTTCCAGAGTTGAATTTAGATATGGTTAAAAGAACACAGGGAATGAATGTTACTTTTGTTACAAGTGCAGCAACAGATGATGAATGCGTTCAGTTGTTGAGCTTGTTAGGACTGCCTTTTAGTCAACCCCTTAATAGTGTCACTAAATAA
- the rplP gene encoding 50S ribosomal protein L16, producing the protein MALMPKRTKFRKQQKGQMSGMSKGGTFVDFGEFGMQVLERGRISNKQIEACRIAINRHFNRRGKVWIRIFPDKPITKKPAEVRMGKGKGAVDHWVAVVRPGRVLFEVANVPRELAQDALKRAAAKLGIKTRFVERVERV; encoded by the coding sequence ATGGCATTAATGCCAAAGCGAACAAAATTTCGTAAGCAACAAAAAGGTCAGATGAGCGGTATGAGCAAGGGGGGCACCTTTGTTGATTTCGGTGAGTTTGGCATGCAGGTTCTTGAGAGGGGACGTATTAGCAATAAGCAAATTGAAGCTTGTCGTATTGCAATTAATCGTCACTTTAATAGACGTGGAAAAGTTTGGATTCGTATTTTTCCAGACAAGCCTATAACAAAGAAGCCTGCAGAAGTACGTATGGGTAAGGGTAAAGGCGCTGTTGACCATTGGGTTGCGGTTGTTAGACCTGGGCGTGTTCTTTTTGAAGTAGCTAATGTACCAAGAGAGCTTGCGCAGGATGCTTTAAAAAGAGCTGCCGCAAAGCTTGGTATTAAGACAAGGTTTGTTGAAAGAGTAGAAAGAGTTTGA
- the rplR gene encoding 50S ribosomal protein L18, translated as MDSSLSKTIYKRHKRAQRVRKKLRGCAKRPRLCVVKTNAHIIVQLIDDEQGLTLGSTSTFAKEFRDTEFCRRNKKSARRIGERIALIAKEKNIESVIFDRGASKYHGVIAAVADGARESGLQI; from the coding sequence ATGGATAGTAGTTTATCAAAAACTATTTATAAACGCCATAAGCGTGCTCAAAGAGTTAGAAAAAAGTTGAGAGGGTGTGCTAAGAGACCTAGACTTTGTGTTGTCAAAACAAATGCACATATTATTGTTCAGCTTATTGATGATGAACAAGGGCTAACTTTGGGCTCGACTTCTACGTTTGCTAAAGAATTTCGAGATACGGAATTTTGCAGAAGAAACAAAAAGTCTGCGCGCCGTATTGGTGAACGTATAGCGCTGATAGCCAAAGAAAAGAATATCGAAAGTGTAATTTTTGATCGCGGCGCCTCAAAGTATCATGGAGTCATTGCAGCAGTAGCTGATGGTGCTCGTGAATCTGGGCTTCAAATATAA
- the rpmC gene encoding 50S ribosomal protein L29 translates to MNKTEDLRNQNVGELKALHRDENRNLFDLVNMVRSTKKSEKPHLIGAKKKEIARILTVLREKELTQVG, encoded by the coding sequence GTGAACAAGACAGAAGACCTAAGAAACCAAAATGTGGGAGAGTTAAAAGCTCTACATAGAGATGAAAACAGAAATCTATTTGATCTTGTTAATATGGTAAGATCGACGAAAAAGTCTGAAAAACCTCATCTTATTGGCGCAAAGAAGAAAGAGATAGCTCGCATCCTTACTGTGTTGCGAGAAAAAGAACTTACACAGGTAGGATAA
- the rplV gene encoding 50S ribosomal protein L22 — MENAKAVTKYVRISPRKARLAAGLIRGLPVNVASTQLLYSKLRGGRLLKKTLDSAVANAEALLDASRDHLRVLEVRIDCGPTLKRAKPKNRGGRHAILKRSSHFTVVVGI; from the coding sequence ATGGAAAACGCTAAAGCTGTAACAAAATATGTGCGAATTAGTCCGCGTAAAGCGAGACTTGCTGCAGGGTTAATCAGGGGACTTCCTGTAAATGTTGCCTCGACTCAATTGCTTTACAGTAAATTGAGAGGTGGGCGCCTATTAAAGAAAACGTTGGATAGCGCGGTAGCTAATGCTGAAGCTTTGTTGGATGCTTCCCGCGATCATCTCAGGGTTCTTGAGGTTCGTATTGATTGTGGACCAACACTTAAAAGAGCAAAACCAAAAAATCGCGGTGGACGTCACGCGATTTTGAAAAGATCAAGCCATTTCACTGTAGTAGTCGGGATTTAA
- the rpsH gene encoding 30S ribosomal protein S8: MSSTNDPISDLLTRIRNAVLARHRYVDILNSRMAKSIVAILKEQGFIENFMVKEDNKQGVIRVLLKYTEGRRSVINGLRRISKPGLRKYVNHAAIPLVCGGLGISIVSTSKGVLAGHIARKDRAGGELLCYVW, from the coding sequence ATGTCATCAACAAATGATCCAATATCAGATCTTCTTACACGTATTCGTAATGCAGTGCTTGCAAGGCATAGATACGTCGATATTTTAAATAGCCGCATGGCCAAGAGCATTGTTGCTATTTTAAAAGAGCAAGGTTTTATTGAAAACTTTATGGTTAAAGAAGACAATAAGCAGGGTGTAATTCGTGTCTTGCTTAAATATACTGAAGGAAGACGATCTGTAATCAATGGCTTAAGAAGAATTTCTAAGCCAGGTTTACGGAAGTATGTCAACCATGCAGCCATTCCTTTGGTTTGTGGTGGACTTGGAATTTCAATCGTTTCTACTTCAAAAGGTGTTTTAGCAGGTCATATAGCGAGAAAAGATAGAGCGGGCGGCGAGCTGCTTTGTTATGTTTGGTAA
- the rplB gene encoding 50S ribosomal protein L2 produces the protein MLKKFRPITPGLRQLLLPTLDQLTKVSEKSRATVKPNKALLRVKKRTGGRNNHGHITCRHIGGGHKKRLRVIDFKRDKENIPAVVYSVEYDPNRTAHIALLHYADGEKRYIIAPQGLKKGSIVQTSDEPPFNVGCCMKMKFMPLGSVIHNIEMLPGRGGKLVRSAGLSAQLMARSGGNVTLRMPSGEMRMINENCRASFGVISNPEHNLRVESKAGRMRWKGVRPTVRGTAMNPVDHPHGGGEGKHNGYIPQTPWAMQTKGFRTRTKSKSNKMIVKDRRK, from the coding sequence ATGCTGAAAAAATTTCGACCAATCACACCGGGACTGCGTCAACTTCTTTTGCCAACACTGGATCAGTTGACAAAAGTAAGTGAGAAGAGCCGTGCAACAGTAAAGCCGAACAAAGCACTGCTTAGAGTGAAAAAACGCACAGGTGGGCGCAACAACCATGGGCACATTACCTGTCGCCATATTGGTGGTGGTCATAAAAAGAGACTTAGAGTCATTGATTTTAAGAGGGACAAAGAAAATATTCCAGCTGTTGTCTACTCTGTTGAATATGATCCTAATCGTACTGCTCATATCGCTCTATTGCATTATGCAGATGGAGAGAAAAGATACATTATTGCGCCGCAAGGCTTGAAGAAGGGTAGCATAGTACAAACTAGTGATGAACCACCATTTAATGTTGGTTGTTGTATGAAGATGAAGTTTATGCCGCTTGGTTCTGTAATTCATAATATTGAAATGCTTCCTGGCCGTGGTGGCAAGCTTGTTAGATCAGCTGGGTTATCCGCACAGCTAATGGCAAGAAGTGGTGGAAATGTGACTTTAAGGATGCCATCTGGCGAGATGCGTATGATTAATGAAAATTGTAGAGCATCCTTTGGCGTGATTTCTAACCCAGAGCATAACTTACGTGTTGAGTCGAAAGCTGGACGTATGCGTTGGAAGGGTGTAAGACCTACTGTTCGTGGTACTGCTATGAACCCTGTTGACCACCCACACGGTGGTGGTGAGGGTAAACATAATGGTTATATTCCACAGACGCCATGGGCGATGCAGACGAAAGGATTTCGTACACGTACTAAGAGTAAGTCTAATAAGATGATTGTGAAAGACCGCAGGAAATAA